GGAACGGTAAAAACGGTCAACGGAAGAGGGCACTCAGTCCTGAATTTCCCGGATCAAAGCTCTTTTGTCCCGAACAGCAAATATTATCTGTTCAGTATTCCGCAGAAGGAAATAGAGAACAATCCTAACCTGTAATAATTAGATTTGATTTTTTTTAGCCATCGCTTAGTGTGATGGCTTTTTTATTGAAATGTAATTCATCAATTTGAAGACTCTTTTGCAATAATTTCTTTACTCCCCAAACATCTCAGTATCGCTGCCAGCTTATAAAGATCGTAATCTATCATGTCTCTTTCTCCACTCATTACTTTCTGTAAAAATTCCCAATCATCTGTAAGGCTTCCCATTGTCAAACCTACAGGATCTTTATAAGGATCATATAATTCTTCATCAAGTATATTCCAATATAGATCTTTATCCAGAGTTATTGATTGGTTGTTGTCCAGACTGTTTAGCTTTGAAAGAAAAATTTCAAACAATATTTTCAGATCAGCTATTTTTATAGGGGTATTATTTTCCATTCAATTGATGTGTTTTTTCCTCAACAAGGGCTGATGATACCTTTTGTGAAGACAGATAGGGCTTATACAATTACAAAACTATTATTTTTATTGATACAATCCGGAACAATTTTTGAACAGGTTTTACTCATATATTGATGGATCATTTTCATTGATTATCTGCTTTAATAGAATGAAATTAAAAATCTCATTCATAAAAAATGTTTACCTTTGTATGATATGAACCTGTTCAGATGGATATTAGCATTCTATTTTATGGCATTGTCACTCATGCCATGCGAAGATGTGCACCGTCCTTCCGGTTCAGAGGATGTGAAGCTTACCTTTAATATGGAGGAGTCTCATTCCAAAGACAAAGGAGATATTTGCTCACCGCTTTGTACATGCAGCTGCTGTCAGATCACAGTGTCTGCTTTTAAAATGCATTCCCTGCTGAAAATTCCGGATCATATTCCGGCCTATTTCTCTAAGAAAATTCTTTTTCAGAAAAACAATTTCGCTTATCAGGTGTATGACCACATCTGGCAGCCTCCCAAGATTTAATTTTTATTGATAATCAGGAAGTCATGCTTTCTGAGTATATGAACTTTGCAATTTCATTGCAGAGGCCTTCATGATATATTTGTACCGGAATACCGTTCCTGTACAGTTATTTATTCATAAAAATTAAAATACATTGTGTTAGATAAAATCATAAAATTCAGTATCAAAAATAAGGTCGTTGTTGGTATCATGACCTTGCTGCTGATTATCTGGGGAGTGTGGAGCGCTACTAAACTTCCCATAGATGCCGTACCGGATATTACCAACAATCAGGTGCAGATTATCACAGTCTGTCCTACACTGGCAGGACAGGAAGTAGAACAGCTCGTAACCTTTCCTATTGAGCAGAGCATTGCCAACGTTCCGGATATAGAAGAAACAAGAAGTATCTCAAGGTTCGGACTTTCTGTGATTACCGTTGTTTTCAAAGAAAATGTGGATGTTTACTTTGCCAGGCAGCTGGTGAATGAGCGCCTGAAACAGGCTGCAGAAGAAATCCCCAAAGGAGTAGGAACACCCGAACTGGCTCCCGTAAGTACGGGACTGGGAGAGGTTTATCAGTATATCCTCCATCCGAAAAAAGGAAGCGAAAAGAAATACGATGCCAAAGAACTCCGTACCATGCAGGACTGGATCGTTCGCAGGCAGCTTAACGGAACCCCGGGAGTAGCAGAAGTAAACAGCTTTGGAGGAGAATTAAAACAGTATGAAGTAGCTGTTAATCCGGATCGTCTGAAAGCAATGGGAGTGAGCATCACCGATATTTTTACCGCTCTGGAAAAAAACAACCAGAATACGGGAGGCGCTTATATTGATAAAAAACCAAATGCTTACTTTATCCGGGGAATCGGTTTTGTAACATCTCTGGACGATATTAAAAGTATTGCTGTAAAAAATGAAACAGGAAGCGTTCCGATCTTTATCAAAGATGTGGCAGATGTACGGCTTGGAAGTGCTGTACGCTATGGTGCGTTAACCTATAACGGAAAAGTAGACGCTGTAGGTGGCGTTGTTATGATGCTGAAAGGTGCCAACAGTAACGAAGTCGTAAGCAATATCAAAGCTAAAATTCCTACCATTCAGAAATCCCTTCCCGATGATGTGTTGATAGAACCGTTCCTGGACAGAACAGATCTGGTAGGAAGAGCCATCAATACCGTAGAAAAAAATCTTATTGAAGGCGCATTGATCGTTATCTTCGTTTTGGTAGTCTTTCTTGGAAACTTCAGAGCAGGCCTTATTGTAGCTTCTGCCATTCCGCTGTCATTGCTTTTTGCTTTGGGAATGATGAATGTATTTGGTGTGAGTGCCAATTTAATGAGTCTCGGAGCTATCGATTTCGGTCTGATCATAGACGGAGCCGTGATTATTGTGGAAGCAACCCTGCATCATTTAGGAATTAGGAAATCCGTAGGAAGACTTACCCAAAGTGAAATGGATGAAGAAGTTTTTCTTTCAGCATCCAAGATCCGTAACAGTGCCGCATTTGGAGAAATTATCATCCTTATCGTTTACATTCCGATTCTTACCCTGGTGGGAGTAGAAGGAAAAATGTTTACCCCGATGGCCAAAACAGTAGGATTTGCCATTTTAGGAGCTTTGATCCTTTCACTGACCTATATTCCAATGATGAGTGCCCTGTTTTTGTCTAAAAATATATCCCATAAAGAAACTTTTTCAGATAAAATGATGAATCGTCTGCAAAAGATCTATCAGCCATTGCTGCAGAGAGCCATCAAAGTAAAATATATCATTGTTTCAGCGACTGTTTTCATATTCGTCATTACCGCTTTTATTTTCAAAAATATGGGTGGAGAATTTATTCCTCAGCTGCAGGAAGGAGATTATGCCTTCCACTGTATTCTTCCTCAGGGAAGTTCATTGAGCCAGAGTATAGAAACCTCTATGCAGGCTTCAAGGATCATCAAACAGTTTGATGAGGTGAAAATGGTAGTCGGAAAAACCGGTTCCGCCGAAGTTCCTACCGATCCCATGCCTCCCGAAGCTACTGATATGATCATCGTTTTGAAACCAAAAAACGAATGGAAATCGAAGAAATCTTATGAAGAACTGGGAGATGAGATCAGCGAAAAACTGGAAACTATTCCGGGAGTTTTCTTTGAAAAGAACCAGCCGATCCAGATGCGTTTCAACGAGCTGATGACAGGAATCAGACAGGACGTTGCCGTAAAAATTTTTGGTGAAAACTTAGACTCCCTTTCCATCTATGCAGATAAAGTAGGAAAGATCATTCAGACGGTTGACGGAGCTACAGCCCCACAGATCGAGAGAGTAAGCGGACTTCCGCAGATCAATGTGGTATACGACAGAACGAGAATGGCCAACTACGGACTGAATATTGAAGATGTAAACAACGCCGTAAGTACAGCATTTGCAGGAAAAGCAGCAGGTCAGGTTTTTGAAAATGAAAGACGTTTTGATCTCGTAGTCCGTCTCGACAGCCTTCACAGAACTAATATCGATGATGTGAATAATCTGATGATCTCAGCCGGTTCAGGAGCACAGATCCCATTGTCTCAGGTGGCTAATATCAGTTATAAGCTGGGGCCGGCACAGATCAGCCGTGAAGAAGGGAAAAGAAGAATCGTGATAGGTTTTAATGTAAAAGACCGTGATGTACAGAGTGTAGTAAAAGATATTCAGGCAAAACTGGATAAAGAAATTAAACTGCCTTCAGGATACTACTTTACCTACGGAGGTCAGTTTGAGAATCTTCAGGAAGCAAGCAAGCGTCTGATGATTGCCGTTCCGGTTTCCTTATTCCTGATCTTTATGCTGCTGTATTTCACGTTCCGTTCATTCAAGCAGGCTGCTTTGATCTTTACCGCTATTCCGATGAGTGCCATTGGAGGTGTATTCGCCCTTTTGTTAAGAGATATGCCATTCAGTATTAGTGCAGGAATAGGATTTATTGCCCTTTTCGGAGTTGCCGTACTTAACGGGATCGTTCTGATCGGAACATTCAACCAGCTGGAGAAAGAAGGAGAAACCGATGTGATGAAGAGAGTATATGAAGGCACCAAAACCAGGCTGAGACCCGTTTTAATGACGGCAACCGTTGCTTCATTAGGATTCCTTCCGATGGCTATTTCCACAGGAGCGGGAGCTGAAGTACAGAAACCTCTGGCGACCGTAGTGATCGGTGGATTAGTTACCGCAACTTTCCTTACTTTATTCGTTTTACCGATGCTTTATATCATTTTTAATAGCAAGATTTCAGGACGAAACTTCAAAATAAAACCTTCTGTAACGGTGATCGTATTTGGATTTTTGATGTTCGGACAGTTTTTTAATGCACAGACCCGCCAGATCTCCGTTGAACAGGCGGTAGAAATAGCAACGGAAAATAACCTGACTTTAAAATCAAAAGCACTCAGCATACAATCTGCAGAAGCATTGAGAGGAACAGCAAAAGAACTTCCCAAACTCAATTTTGAAGCGCAGCTGGGACAATATAACAGTCCGAAATTCGATCAGTCATTTGCCATTTCGCAGAGCATTCCTTTTCCAACACTTTTTAAAGCACGAAGAGAGCTGATTAATGAAAACGTAAAAAGTCGTCAGATCGATAGGGAAGTTTCAGCCAATGAGCTGGTGAAACAGGTACGGACATATTACTACCAGATTGAATATCTTCAGTACAACCAGTCAAAGCTGAAAAACCTAGACAGTCTTTACCAGGATTTCATCAGGATTGCTACCGTAAGGTTCAAAGCAGGAGATATTAAAAAGATTGAAATTAATACCGCCGAAACTCAAAAAGGCGAAATCAACCTGTTACTTAAGCAGAATGAAGTTTATCTGAACAATGCCTATAAAAATTTAAGGACCCTGCTGAATACTCCGGATGATTTTGAAGTCCCCTTCAAAAACAGCTATGAGCCTTTAAAAGCCGAAAATATTCTCGACAGTACAGCTGTAGCCAATAATCCGGCAGTGAAAGCTTTTTATCATGAAATGGAAATAGCAGAGAAAAATAAGAATGTTGAAAAAGCACAGGGACTTCCTGAATTCAGCCTCGGACTAACAAGCCAGTCATTGATTGGGTTTCATACCAAAAACGGTCAGGAAAAATTCTACAATGCCGGAGACCGCTTCAATTCATTCTCTGTAGGAGTTGCCATTCCATTAGCTTTTGGGGCAACAAAGGCAAGGATGAAGTCTTTAGAATATGAAAAGCAGGCCGCGGAAGCCAATGCTCGTATGATGAAACAGCAGCTTTCTGCACAGCTTGAAAATGCATTTAGTCAATATCAACAGGATATACAGCAGTATGACTACTATATAGAACAAGCTGTTCCGAATGCAGAGAAAATTGTAAAAGCAGCCCAGCTAGGCTATAAAACAGGAGAAATATCTTATGTGGAATACCTCTTTGCCTTGCAGACTGCCACCAATATCCAGCTTAAATATTTAGAGTCCATCCAGCAGGTCAACCAATCTGTAGTTACCATTAATTCAATCATTAATAAATAACATGAAAGTAAAACACAATATCATATATCTTAGCGTCATTGCCCTATTAGTCATCAGCTGTGGAAAAAAAGAAGCTCCGGCAGAAAAATCTGAAGTTAAAACCGAACAGGCTGAAGAAAAGCATGAAGAAGGCTCTGAAACTATTGCTGCCCTTACAGAAGAGCAGATAAAATCAGTTGGAATAACCTTAGGAACCATAGAAATGAAAGAGCTGACCGCTACCATTAAAGCCAACGGCCTTCTAAGAGTTCCGAATAACAATAAAGCGACAGTAACCTCACTGTACGGCGGTGTCATTAAAACCCTGAACGTTCAGGTAGGAAGCATCGTTAAAAAAGGCCAGGTAATAGCAACCATCGCAAACCCGGAATTTATTCAGCTACAGGAAGATTATCTGACCACGAATAGTAGGATTACTTATGCAGAACAGGAATACAGACGTCAGAGAGAACTTTTTGATAACGATGCAGGAGCCAAAAAGAACCTGCAGAGTGCCGATGCTGAACTCAGAACACTCAGAACCCGTAAAGCTTCCCTTTTACGGCAGCTCCAGATGATGGGAATAAGCCCCGGAAAAGTAAACAATGGAAACATGAGATCAGGATTGGTGATCACCGCACCGATCAGTGGCACAGTCAGCAGTATCGCTGCCCAG
This region of Chryseobacterium vaccae genomic DNA includes:
- a CDS encoding DUF6660 family protein; this translates as MNLFRWILAFYFMALSLMPCEDVHRPSGSEDVKLTFNMEESHSKDKGDICSPLCTCSCCQITVSAFKMHSLLKIPDHIPAYFSKKILFQKNNFAYQVYDHIWQPPKI
- a CDS encoding efflux RND transporter periplasmic adaptor subunit; its protein translation is MKVKHNIIYLSVIALLVISCGKKEAPAEKSEVKTEQAEEKHEEGSETIAALTEEQIKSVGITLGTIEMKELTATIKANGLLRVPNNNKATVTSLYGGVIKTLNVQVGSIVKKGQVIATIANPEFIQLQEDYLTTNSRITYAEQEYRRQRELFDNDAGAKKNLQSADAELRTLRTRKASLLRQLQMMGISPGKVNNGNMRSGLVITAPISGTVSSIAAQIGSYVDVSSPVAEIIDNNSIHLDLQVFERDLPKMRIGQIVHFKLTNNPETEYDAKIYSVGSSFENESKTVSIHAAVTGNKTGLIDGMNITGIVSLDKNTTPAVPNEAIVEADGKYYIFIQTDKIAKEHAEEGAHDDHGHGHDEGEAAHAHKNESEAGQHAEQKAKNMNFEKVEVVKGTSDMGYTAITSVSNIPADAKVVVKGAFFINAKLSNSGDHGH
- a CDS encoding CusA/CzcA family heavy metal efflux RND transporter, producing MLDKIIKFSIKNKVVVGIMTLLLIIWGVWSATKLPIDAVPDITNNQVQIITVCPTLAGQEVEQLVTFPIEQSIANVPDIEETRSISRFGLSVITVVFKENVDVYFARQLVNERLKQAAEEIPKGVGTPELAPVSTGLGEVYQYILHPKKGSEKKYDAKELRTMQDWIVRRQLNGTPGVAEVNSFGGELKQYEVAVNPDRLKAMGVSITDIFTALEKNNQNTGGAYIDKKPNAYFIRGIGFVTSLDDIKSIAVKNETGSVPIFIKDVADVRLGSAVRYGALTYNGKVDAVGGVVMMLKGANSNEVVSNIKAKIPTIQKSLPDDVLIEPFLDRTDLVGRAINTVEKNLIEGALIVIFVLVVFLGNFRAGLIVASAIPLSLLFALGMMNVFGVSANLMSLGAIDFGLIIDGAVIIVEATLHHLGIRKSVGRLTQSEMDEEVFLSASKIRNSAAFGEIIILIVYIPILTLVGVEGKMFTPMAKTVGFAILGALILSLTYIPMMSALFLSKNISHKETFSDKMMNRLQKIYQPLLQRAIKVKYIIVSATVFIFVITAFIFKNMGGEFIPQLQEGDYAFHCILPQGSSLSQSIETSMQASRIIKQFDEVKMVVGKTGSAEVPTDPMPPEATDMIIVLKPKNEWKSKKSYEELGDEISEKLETIPGVFFEKNQPIQMRFNELMTGIRQDVAVKIFGENLDSLSIYADKVGKIIQTVDGATAPQIERVSGLPQINVVYDRTRMANYGLNIEDVNNAVSTAFAGKAAGQVFENERRFDLVVRLDSLHRTNIDDVNNLMISAGSGAQIPLSQVANISYKLGPAQISREEGKRRIVIGFNVKDRDVQSVVKDIQAKLDKEIKLPSGYYFTYGGQFENLQEASKRLMIAVPVSLFLIFMLLYFTFRSFKQAALIFTAIPMSAIGGVFALLLRDMPFSISAGIGFIALFGVAVLNGIVLIGTFNQLEKEGETDVMKRVYEGTKTRLRPVLMTATVASLGFLPMAISTGAGAEVQKPLATVVIGGLVTATFLTLFVLPMLYIIFNSKISGRNFKIKPSVTVIVFGFLMFGQFFNAQTRQISVEQAVEIATENNLTLKSKALSIQSAEALRGTAKELPKLNFEAQLGQYNSPKFDQSFAISQSIPFPTLFKARRELINENVKSRQIDREVSANELVKQVRTYYYQIEYLQYNQSKLKNLDSLYQDFIRIATVRFKAGDIKKIEINTAETQKGEINLLLKQNEVYLNNAYKNLRTLLNTPDDFEVPFKNSYEPLKAENILDSTAVANNPAVKAFYHEMEIAEKNKNVEKAQGLPEFSLGLTSQSLIGFHTKNGQEKFYNAGDRFNSFSVGVAIPLAFGATKARMKSLEYEKQAAEANARMMKQQLSAQLENAFSQYQQDIQQYDYYIEQAVPNAEKIVKAAQLGYKTGEISYVEYLFALQTATNIQLKYLESIQQVNQSVVTINSIINK